The DNA sequence GGCGAGTGCGCTCGGATTTGCGCCGCGCCTTGCACATCAATATCCAGAATCACGTCACAGTGAGCGGCCAGAATCTCGTCAACCATTCGCTTGGATGTGCCGTACAGATTGCCGAATACTTCGGCGGATTCCAGAAACTCCCCCTGCGCGCGCATCTTCAGGAAGTCATCACGGCTGACAAAGAAGTAATCTTGGCCATGCACCTCGTTGGATCGCGGCTTGCGCGTCGTATGCGAAACCGATAAACGGGTCTGGGGAACGCGCTCCAGCAGCGCCTTGACGATAGTGGTTTTGCCGCCGCCGGAGGGCGACGAGATGACCACCAGGAAATTTCTGTTACTCGACATTCTGAACCTGCTCCCGTAGCTTTTCAACTTCCGCGCGAAGCTCGATGGCGGCCTTAGCGGTGGCGATGCTGGGTGATTTCGATTGAATCGTTGTGCCTTCGCGGTTCATCTCTTGCAGCAGAAATTCGAGTTTGCGTCCATTAGCTTGGTCGCTCCCCAGCAGCGCGCGATATTGGTCCAGATGACTCTTGAGCCGATTGATCTCCTCGTTGATGTCAGACCGCTGAGCCAGCAAGACTACTTCTTGCGCCACTCGGCCTTCGTCCAGCGTGATGTCAGCGGCTAGCTCATGAACACGCCGCAGGAGCCGCTCACGGGCTATGGCCAGATTTGAGCGAGCATCGCGTTCGATGTCAGCAACCAAATTGGTAATCACGTTCAACCGTTCATACATTTCTTGGGCAATGGCGCGCCCTTCCACCGCGCGCATCTCGGCGACTGATTCAAGCGCCTGTTTCATGGCCGCATCCAGGCCCGCAACCAGCTCCGTTTCCAGCTCGCCTGACTGGCTGACCGGCTCAATCACATCGGGCAATGAGGCCAGCGTATTGATATCTAACTCGCCGCCGATGGAAAACTCCTGTTTCATCATCGCAACCGCGCCCAGATAACCACGAATCATCGGCCGATTCAACTGGTAAGCGATCTCCCCGGTGTGTTTCAACGTCACGCTGACGTTGATTCGTCCACGCTGGCAATACTGCAAAACCAATCCCCGCACCTGTGGTTCGGCAGCAACCAGCTCGTCGGGCAACCGCAATTGGATGTCCAGAAAACGATGATTGACTGTGGCAACAACGACGTCAATCGTGAATCGGTTGTTCTGATATGTCCCCCGGCCAAATCCGGTCATGCTTCTGATCATAACACTCGACCTACTTTTTCATGCGAGATCCCAACATCCATTCCACTGTTGATTAAGCCCACTTCTGCGGCTGCATGAGCAGCGATGATGCCGATTCTTCATCAGCAAATTGCAATTCGTACAAGCGCTGGTAAACGCCTCCTTGCTGCATGAGCTGCTCATGTGTGCCGACTTCAGCAATCCGGCCATCCTCCAGCACGATGATACGATCGGCCTTGCGCACTGTGGAGAGCCGGTGAGCAATCACAATCGTGGTACGGCCTTTCATCAGATTGGCCAATGCGCTTTGCACATAGAACTCCGATTCGCTATCGAGCGCTGAGGTCGCCTCATCCAGCACGAGGATCGGCGCATCTTTGAGCAACGCGCGCGCCATGGCCAATCGTTGCCGCTGACCACCGGAGAGTCGAACGCCGCGCTCCCCAATCACCGTATCATACCCCTGCGGCAGTTGACTGATGAATTCATGCGCCAGCGCCGCTTGCGCCACCTCGATCAGCCGCCTGTCTGTTACGTCCGACCGACCATAGACGATGTTGTGCCGCACCGTGTCGTTAAATAACATCACGTCCTGCGTAACGAGCGCCATCTGCTGTTGCAATGACTTCAACTGCACATCACGAATATCCACGCCATCAATCAAAATGGCGCCACGGCTGACATCGTAGAACCGCAGCAGCAGATTGATCAACGTCGTCTTGCCCACGCCACTGGAGCCAACGATGGCCACAACTTCGCCGGCGCGAACCTCGAACGTGATGTCTTCCAGCACCCATGACGAGGCATCAGGATAGGCGAACCACACGTGGCGAAATTCTATCTTGTCGCGGAACGTGGTGAGCGGTCGCGCATGCGGCTTATCACGCATCTCGGTATGCTGATCCAGCAAAGCAAACACGCGGCCAGCGGCAGCCAACGCATGTTGTAACGCATTATGAATGCGACTCAGTTTGCGCACCGGATCATACAAACTGAAGAGGAAGAACAAGAATCCGAGAAATTCGCCGAGCGTCATCTGGCGAGCCGCAATGATGTGCAACGCATAGAGGATGAAACCGGCCGCTCCCAGCATGCCCATCAATTCAATCACCGGCGGCGAGAGCGCGGCGAATCGCGCCGATTTCAACTGTGCGCCCATCAGCCGTCGCGCCAGTCCCCTGAACCGCTCCGACTCGAATGACTCCATGCCAAACGCTTTGACAACCCGATGCCCAGCAATGGTCTCCTGCGCCAGATTCAGAATGTCCTGGTAGCCTTGCTGAACCCACGTCCATGTGCGACGCAAGCGTCGGCTGAAAAAAATCGTCGCCGCATAGACGAACGGACCGAGCGCCAGCGAATATGTAGCCAACTTCCAATTGAGCTTGAAAATCGCCACCAGAAAAACGATCAACGTGAATGTCTCACGGAGCGCATCATTGACCGTGCGGGAAACTGCCTGATCAATTTTTTCCACATCATTGACCAGATGCGCGGTCAGCTCGTTGGTATGATGCTGAGAAAAGAAGCGAGCTGATTGGTGAATGATGTGATTGTAGAGCGAGCATCGCAGATCGAATACGGCGCGCTGCCCGATCCAGGCCATCAGGTAATTGGATAGGAATTCGGCAACACCCTTGATCACCGTAAACACGATCAGCAGCAAAGCAATCAAGTACATGGCCTGCTGAAAATCGGCGGGCAAGTAGCGGTTGAAGTCAATCAGATTGGAAGCCGCCGGCAACTCCTGTGTGGCGCGACCGGCTACGGACAAGCGGTCTGTAATCGGCACCAACAAGGCCCGTGTCGCGCCTTCAAACAAGGCCACAATGAGCATCAGGAACAAAGCCGTGATGAATGAGCCGAGATACGGCTTGAGATAACCCAGCAACCGGCGCAGCTCTTGCATAGACGAAAGGAACGGAGACTATAAGCGGTTTGCGTGCACAGGGTCAAGATGAATGGCCGCCACCGACCATCGTTTGATTGAAGCGCGAGTCTGTGTGAGTCCTGCCAGCGAACTCCTCACGCGACATCTGCAATACCGCAGGGTTTGATTGAGATGTCGCTCTGCGCGAGTCCTGCAAGCGGCTTGAGTCTACTTGAGGCGCGAGCCTGTGTGAGCCTTGCAAGGAATAGGCAGGCTCGTACCACTCCCTACTGCTCACTCATCACGCTCCACTCTCGACTCATCACGCTCCAGGCAAGAGGCATTTTTTGAATGGGACACCGACGCGAACTGTTCACTCATCACTTTCCACTCATCACGCTCCCCTGTCCACTCTCCGCCAATCACGACATTCGTGGCCGGCGCGTGCAACAAACAAAAAGGGCGCCGAGCCCCGCGGGCTCGACGCCCTGTCATTAAGCTGTTCTAAGGAGGAATGTGCTTAAAAGCCCAACCGGAGGCCTAATTGCACTGTCAACGGACGCCCCACCGGTGGACCGAAGCCCGGGCCAAACAGCGAGAAGGGTTGCATGAACGTGCTGCCTGAGGTGGCAAAGCTCAAGCCGCGCCGCTCAGCAAACGCCAAATTCTCCACATCGAACAGGTTATACAGGTCAATGTACCCGCTCAGATTGACATTCTCGCCCAGGCGGAACACCTTGCTGGCGCGCAGGTCCATGTTGATGTAGCGACCGCTGCGCTCTTTGATGTTGCCCGAGGCATCCACGATGAACCCTTTGCGCTGGCTGTTGACGCGAACCTGTGTGCAACCAGGCGGATTCAACGCCCGCAGCGCCGCTGAGTTGCCTCGCGCTTGGAAGACGGCTTGCAAATTGGCGCTCGCGCAGATGCGATCAATGACGCCCAGTCCATCGCCGTCAATGTCAAACCCTGTGTTGAGCGAGTAGGGTCGTGAACTGGCCACCTGCAAAATGGGCGCTAACTGAAAACCAAACGGCAGATCGAAGACGCCGCTGGCCACAAATCGGTGTCGCTCATCGAAGCGGGTCGGCCCAAATTCTTCGGGTTTGAACTGGTTTTCAGGTGTGATCTGGATCGCATTGCCGCTGTACGAAGCAACGGGCTGCCCACCCCAAGACCGGGAATTGGATAAGACATACGCAGCCCGGAACGTCATCTTGCTCATGCGACCGCGAATCTCCGTCGTCCAACTATCAAACAGCGAGCGGTTGGTCGTGCCGATCATATTGATCTGCTCGATGCGGGCGCGCCCGCCGGTGATGGGAAATCCGGCATCCACAAACGCACGATCCAGCAGCCGGCTGCTGGCTCCACGCACACACAACGGCGACGTTGGGGTTGAGCCGGGATAGGCCGGATCGCAAATCTGGCGAATCTGCGGATTGATGACCTGCACGCGCGGCTCATGAATGCCCAGCGTGTGCACATAGTCGCTGGACAGGACCCAGTTCTGGCCGAGCGATTTCTGGAAGCCAATAGAAAACTTCTGAACATAGGGCTCCCGCGCGTCCGGATCATTGATGCGCCCAAAGCCGCCAAAGGCCAAATCAGCGAACGAGAATCCGGGGGGCAACGGCGGCAGTGGATCAACACCAAATCGGAATGTCGCAAGCTGCCCGGAGCCAACCCGATCGTTACGCAAGTCCAGCGCCGTTTGATAAAGCTCCGGGTTGGATTGCGTCAACGAAAACAACGTCAGGTTCTGGAAGAGCTGGTCAAAGAAGATGCCGTACCCACCGCGGATGACCAGCCGACCTTCGCCCATCGGATCGTAAGCAAAGCCCAGTCGTGGCTGAAACTCCCTCCAGCTCGGCGTCGTGCGACTCAGTTTGTCGGGGTCTCGCGTCAACGCCTGAGCCAGCGGGTGGTTCAGTCGTTGCAGAATTCGGATTGTGCGATTGTTGGTCTGATCCACCAGATTGCCGATGTTGGCATCCCACCGCAGGCCCAGATTGAGTGTCAGGCGTGGTGACACCTTAAAGTCATCCTGAAAGTAGAACGCCAACTGATGCAATCGCTGCTCGTGATCCCCGCGACCATCTGAGTAAGTGATTTGCCGCACGGCTCCAGGCGTGGCAAAACCCTGCGGGTAGAGACCATTGGTGTTGTTGACAATGGTCAGCGGATCGTCGAAAAAGGCAATCGCATACCCTTGGGCACCGAAGAAAAAGTACCCGCCTAAGTCAGTCCAAATATAGTTGGACCCAAACTTCAGACTGTGGCGGTTCACCTGCCATGAGAAGTCATGACGAAATTGGTACTTCCGCTCCAATGTCGCCTGTGGCACATTGGTGTTCTTGCCTGTGACAACAGTCGGGAAGGAAAGCTGTGGCGCATCGGTGACGCCGAGAATCTCGTTCTTGAAATCCTGGAAGTGGAACGAGATCACATTCAGCTTAGTGCCACTGATCGCATAGGTGTGGTTGACCACGAAGCTATAGAGCCGGTTATCGTTCGTGTTGCCGTTATTGAGGTCGGCTCTTGCCGGAACAGGAATTTGGTCGTTGGGCGAGGAGTTGTCCTGAAACGAAAACCGATAGAACATGGACTGCTTGCCCGATAACCGATGATCCACCTTGGTCGTCAACAGCCAATCATCGTAGGGTGTGGGAATGGCCTCCACGACATTGGCCCCCGGAATAGCGCGCAACTGAGGCAGCGCAGCCGGCACAACCAGATTCTGTTGACGCTCACGGAAGCGCTCCAGCGCGCCAAAGAAGAAGAGCTTGTCGCGCACGATGCGCCCGCCAAACGAACCGCCGATCTCCTGACGACTGAATGTCGGTTTCTCTCTGGCCGTTTGTTTCTCAAAGAAATCCTTCGTCCGCAGCGCCTCATCTCGGAAATTGGCAAAGAACGAACCGTGCCACTCGTTGCTGCCTGATTTGGTGACCACATTGACGACACCACCAACGGCGCGACCGCTTTCAGCCGTCCATCGGTGCTGCAACACTTGGAATTCTTGGATTCCTTCATAAGCGAAATTCTGCAGCAGGCTGCCGACAACGTTATCCTTGTTATCGCCGCCATCCACGTTGACGTCCAGTTGTCGGCCATCGCCGCCATTCATGGCGAAATTGCCAATGCGCGTCTTGGTTGGATCAAAATTGCCAGCAGGCCGAGCCTCTGGCATGATAACCGAGAGCGCCGCAAAAGTTCGATTCAACAACGGTAGGTTCTGCACCTCGGTTGGCGTGACCACGCCGGCGATCTCCGATTTGGTGGTTTCAATCAACGGCGCGCCGCCTTCGATATACATGACCTCCGTTGTCACACCCGGCCTGAGCGTGAAATTGAGCGTGACCCGCTGTCCAACCCCCAGCGTCACTTTCTGCGCCACGCTGCTAAAGCCGGCAGCCTCAACTTTCACCTCGTACTCACCCGGCGGCAGCTTGAATACAAAATAATCGCCGGAGTCGCTGGTGACAGTTCGTCGCTCAAGCCCGATAGCCTGATTCGTGACGATGATATTGGCGCCGGCTACCACTGCGCCGGCTTGATCCAGCACGGTGCCAGTCACCTCGGCCGTACTAACCTGCGCCGACGCTCCCGATACCCATGCAGCCATTAACAGCAGCATAACACCGGTAAAACGGATTCGTCGTTTCATACGCTTGAACATCCTCCCTTAAATGGAATCACCTCAGAATTGCAAAGATGATATTGAGCAACTGCTGTGCCAGAGAGTAGGCAGCAACCGGTTCGCAGTGGCTAACCTGTTGCCAAACAAAAAACTATGGCTGCCGGCAAAGGTTCTAGCAGGGATTGCTTCAACCAAAATTTTGGAGATTCGCATCCAAATTTTTGGATACTTCCACATTGGCGCTTAGAACAAACAACCAGCAGAGCGGCCTCGGCAGAACCCGACCGGATGATAGCCAGGCACGGGACATCGAATGAAATGAGAAGAATCTGCACTTGCGCGGGCTCAAGCCCAATCAGGCGCTCGAAGCCGTTCTGGAGGCGAATAAACTCTTGGCTGAGCCGATCAACGATCGAACGATCCTCGTGGTGTTAGATTAATGTAGCCAATCGAGCTCGGGTGCAGGATATGTTTATGCGCACCTTTCAATTGAAATATGCCAGTCCACACGTTGTGCAAACATTGCAGACGGCAATCTCGGCTCTCTTGGGGCAGCGCGTCGCCGTCGTCCCGCATGCTCAGATGGGTGCTCTCATCGTGCGTGCCCGGTCTCAGGATTTAGACGCGATTGGAGAGTTGATTGCCAGGATTGATCGGCCACAGCTCCGAGAAAACGTGGAGGTGACGGCTTATCTGCTAGCGGCATCCGGCGCGACCGGCCAACCCGTGCCAGCCCCGGTGCGACGAGTGCTTGAGCGTATGGGGCCGGCGACCGAGTCATATCGGTTAGTGGACACGCTACTGCTACGCGCCCGCGCTGGCGAGGATGTCAATCAGGTGGATGCGCTCGCTCCACGCAGCGAATCAGGGCCACAAAAGAGTTTTTACCAGTTTGGGTTTAAGGGAGTCTGGGTCGTATCAGAAGGAGCGCGCCGAACAATCCATTTTGACGGATTGCGGCTGACTGCTCGAGTGCCGATCGGGCTTTTGCCGCCACAGAAAGAAGGACAGCCAGAGAAGGTGGATTACGAGACTACTGGTTTCGAGATCAACCTTGACGTCCCCGAAGGTGAGCCAGTGATTCTTGGTCAAGCCCCCATGTTAGCGCCGGGCACGCCAGTGCTGGTCGTGCTCACGGCCAAGGTGGTTCCTTAATTGTTGATGGCTGAGCGTTGGTTCATGAAGCCACTGGGATCAGCGTCACAGCCACTT is a window from the Blastocatellia bacterium genome containing:
- a CDS encoding YicC family protein, which gives rise to MIRSMTGFGRGTYQNNRFTIDVVVATVNHRFLDIQLRLPDELVAAEPQVRGLVLQYCQRGRINVSVTLKHTGEIAYQLNRPMIRGYLGAVAMMKQEFSIGGELDINTLASLPDVIEPVSQSGELETELVAGLDAAMKQALESVAEMRAVEGRAIAQEMYERLNVITNLVADIERDARSNLAIARERLLRRVHELAADITLDEGRVAQEVVLLAQRSDINEEINRLKSHLDQYRALLGSDQANGRKLEFLLQEMNREGTTIQSKSPSIATAKAAIELRAEVEKLREQVQNVE
- a CDS encoding TonB-dependent receptor, translated to MKRRIRFTGVMLLLMAAWVSGASAQVSTAEVTGTVLDQAGAVVAGANIIVTNQAIGLERRTVTSDSGDYFVFKLPPGEYEVKVEAAGFSSVAQKVTLGVGQRVTLNFTLRPGVTTEVMYIEGGAPLIETTKSEIAGVVTPTEVQNLPLLNRTFAALSVIMPEARPAGNFDPTKTRIGNFAMNGGDGRQLDVNVDGGDNKDNVVGSLLQNFAYEGIQEFQVLQHRWTAESGRAVGGVVNVVTKSGSNEWHGSFFANFRDEALRTKDFFEKQTAREKPTFSRQEIGGSFGGRIVRDKLFFFGALERFRERQQNLVVPAALPQLRAIPGANVVEAIPTPYDDWLLTTKVDHRLSGKQSMFYRFSFQDNSSPNDQIPVPARADLNNGNTNDNRLYSFVVNHTYAISGTKLNVISFHFQDFKNEILGVTDAPQLSFPTVVTGKNTNVPQATLERKYQFRHDFSWQVNRHSLKFGSNYIWTDLGGYFFFGAQGYAIAFFDDPLTIVNNTNGLYPQGFATPGAVRQITYSDGRGDHEQRLHQLAFYFQDDFKVSPRLTLNLGLRWDANIGNLVDQTNNRTIRILQRLNHPLAQALTRDPDKLSRTTPSWREFQPRLGFAYDPMGEGRLVIRGGYGIFFDQLFQNLTLFSLTQSNPELYQTALDLRNDRVGSGQLATFRFGVDPLPPLPPGFSFADLAFGGFGRINDPDAREPYVQKFSIGFQKSLGQNWVLSSDYVHTLGIHEPRVQVINPQIRQICDPAYPGSTPTSPLCVRGASSRLLDRAFVDAGFPITGGRARIEQINMIGTTNRSLFDSWTTEIRGRMSKMTFRAAYVLSNSRSWGGQPVASYSGNAIQITPENQFKPEEFGPTRFDERHRFVASGVFDLPFGFQLAPILQVASSRPYSLNTGFDIDGDGLGVIDRICASANLQAVFQARGNSAALRALNPPGCTQVRVNSQRKGFIVDASGNIKERSGRYINMDLRASKVFRLGENVNLSGYIDLYNLFDVENLAFAERRGLSFATSGSTFMQPFSLFGPGFGPPVGRPLTVQLGLRLGF
- the gmk gene encoding guanylate kinase codes for the protein MSSNRNFLVVISSPSGGGKTTIVKALLERVPQTRLSVSHTTRKPRSNEVHGQDYFFVSRDDFLKMRAQGEFLESAEVFGNLYGTSKRMVDEILAAHCDVILDIDVQGAAQIRAHSPDALTIFLMPPSFDELKRRLNLRGTETPASMSRRLEVARQEVTRYAEFDYLVINDELQEACRAVEAIVRAERHRRVRQEEEARAILQTFM
- a CDS encoding ABC transporter transmembrane domain-containing protein, coding for MQELRRLLGYLKPYLGSFITALFLMLIVALFEGATRALLVPITDRLSVAGRATQELPAASNLIDFNRYLPADFQQAMYLIALLLIVFTVIKGVAEFLSNYLMAWIGQRAVFDLRCSLYNHIIHQSARFFSQHHTNELTAHLVNDVEKIDQAVSRTVNDALRETFTLIVFLVAIFKLNWKLATYSLALGPFVYAATIFFSRRLRRTWTWVQQGYQDILNLAQETIAGHRVVKAFGMESFESERFRGLARRLMGAQLKSARFAALSPPVIELMGMLGAAGFILYALHIIAARQMTLGEFLGFLFFLFSLYDPVRKLSRIHNALQHALAAAGRVFALLDQHTEMRDKPHARPLTTFRDKIEFRHVWFAYPDASSWVLEDITFEVRAGEVVAIVGSSGVGKTTLINLLLRFYDVSRGAILIDGVDIRDVQLKSLQQQMALVTQDVMLFNDTVRHNIVYGRSDVTDRRLIEVAQAALAHEFISQLPQGYDTVIGERGVRLSGGQRQRLAMARALLKDAPILVLDEATSALDSESEFYVQSALANLMKGRTTIVIAHRLSTVRKADRIIVLEDGRIAEVGTHEQLMQQGGVYQRLYELQFADEESASSLLMQPQKWA